From Tepidimicrobium xylanilyticum, the proteins below share one genomic window:
- a CDS encoding site-specific DNA-methyltransferase, protein MSRIGVNEKKFYRTLEEIFTGAKIEGQGGFLNLIKIKHDYYQKVISQFAKEVEEDKVITNDFREEFFSKLYTFFKKYFNESGSIFFTKTANWNNVYEKIYTGQDDIVLFWKTHMLYYVKTDTIFNNLFIEVEDKQWGNSYFYFDVSKLDLKKNNEKRALVYEFSKQINASEAESKLGIKLTDNISSAINVIEVNYSTHGKTTKIENLVRKTGVRDESIYKAISVFEKQNKVDFFINKNAKKFLTEQLDIYLHQILLDDSNEFSLSRLEQIKTIKLYAKKLINFISNFENELVYIWNKPKFVLNSEYIISADLISSDIINALEKAPGYAKQIKEWIDLGFIKESASLQDIINENPHIPFDTKYFPEHKYVILSQFDDIDSALSGRLIRSENYQALNTLLNKYKEKVDLIYIDPPFNTGNDFAYVDNYQDSTWLSIMNDRLQLAYQFLKSTGSLYLHLDERADYYGRILLDKIFGKENFKREIIWDIQVLSGYKTQAKNYILGHQTILFYIKDPQEFYFEKQRQPHRKEYLDRFDKVDEKGRKYFDGRGSIIYLEDAIKKGKAVGDVWYDIMSFQQNATSKEKMPRCTELTQKPEELLERIIKASCPEGGLVLDFFCGSGTTISAAHKLGRKWIGIEMGDQFEDTILPRIKETINAKGHREPCGITEKVNYSGGGFVKYYELEQYEDVLRKSEYTPADSQINLFSKDPFESYIFFSDQKYANVIEVKGNQLFVNLNKLYSNIDLAESLANILGGQLIVDTEDEVKINVKGQIISFSKNINKMNEDEKMVLLKYLKPLIWWGE, encoded by the coding sequence GTGAGTAGAATTGGGGTAAACGAAAAAAAATTCTATCGCACACTTGAAGAGATATTTACTGGAGCAAAAATTGAAGGTCAAGGCGGCTTTTTAAATCTTATTAAAATCAAACATGATTATTATCAAAAGGTTATTTCTCAGTTTGCTAAAGAAGTAGAAGAAGATAAAGTGATAACCAATGATTTCCGCGAAGAATTTTTTAGCAAATTATACACATTTTTTAAAAAATACTTTAATGAGAGTGGAAGCATTTTCTTTACAAAAACAGCCAATTGGAATAATGTTTACGAAAAAATCTATACAGGCCAAGATGATATTGTTTTGTTTTGGAAAACACATATGCTGTATTATGTAAAGACCGATACAATATTTAACAATTTATTTATTGAGGTAGAAGATAAACAGTGGGGCAATTCTTATTTTTACTTTGATGTAAGCAAACTTGATTTAAAAAAGAACAATGAAAAAAGGGCGTTAGTATATGAGTTTTCTAAACAAATTAATGCATCCGAAGCTGAATCAAAGCTTGGGATTAAACTCACTGATAATATTTCATCGGCTATAAATGTTATTGAGGTTAATTACTCGACTCATGGTAAAACAACAAAAATTGAAAATTTAGTCAGAAAAACGGGCGTTAGGGATGAGAGTATCTATAAAGCAATATCTGTTTTTGAGAAACAAAATAAAGTAGATTTTTTTATAAATAAAAATGCAAAGAAATTCTTAACTGAACAACTGGACATATATCTTCATCAGATACTTTTAGATGATTCTAATGAATTTTCTTTAAGCCGACTAGAGCAAATCAAAACCATTAAGTTATATGCTAAAAAGCTTATTAATTTTATTTCAAATTTTGAAAACGAGTTAGTTTATATATGGAATAAACCAAAATTTGTTCTAAACAGTGAGTATATAATCTCTGCTGACCTTATATCCTCTGATATAATAAATGCTTTGGAAAAAGCACCCGGATATGCGAAACAAATAAAAGAGTGGATTGATTTGGGATTCATAAAAGAATCTGCTTCTTTACAAGATATTATAAACGAAAATCCGCATATTCCGTTTGATACAAAATATTTTCCCGAACATAAATATGTTATTTTAAGTCAATTTGATGATATTGACAGCGCTCTTTCTGGCAGGCTAATACGTTCAGAAAACTATCAAGCATTAAATACGCTATTAAATAAGTATAAAGAAAAAGTAGACTTAATTTATATTGACCCTCCATTTAATACAGGAAATGACTTTGCTTATGTTGATAATTATCAAGATAGCACTTGGTTATCAATAATGAACGATCGATTGCAGTTAGCATATCAGTTTCTTAAGTCAACAGGCTCTCTCTATCTACATCTTGATGAAAGAGCAGACTATTATGGTCGTATTTTATTAGATAAAATTTTTGGCAAAGAAAACTTTAAAAGAGAAATTATATGGGATATTCAAGTGCTTTCGGGATATAAAACACAAGCAAAAAATTATATTCTTGGTCACCAAACAATACTTTTTTATATAAAAGATCCTCAAGAATTTTATTTTGAAAAGCAACGACAACCACACAGAAAAGAATACTTAGATAGGTTTGACAAAGTCGATGAAAAAGGTCGAAAATATTTTGATGGTAGGGGGTCAATTATTTATTTAGAAGATGCAATAAAAAAAGGCAAAGCTGTCGGAGATGTCTGGTATGACATTATGTCATTCCAGCAGAACGCAACATCGAAAGAAAAAATGCCAAGATGTACAGAACTTACTCAAAAACCCGAGGAGCTGCTTGAAAGAATCATCAAAGCATCATGCCCAGAAGGTGGTTTAGTATTAGATTTTTTTTGTGGAAGTGGTACTACAATCAGTGCAGCACACAAGCTTGGCAGAAAATGGATTGGGATTGAGATGGGGGATCAGTTTGAGGATACGATTCTTCCAAGAATTAAAGAAACCATAAATGCAAAAGGACATCGAGAACCTTGTGGAATAACAGAAAAAGTTAATTACTCCGGAGGTGGATTTGTAAAATATTACGAGCTTGAGCAATATGAAGACGTATTGCGCAAATCAGAATACACACCGGCGGACTCTCAAATTAATTTGTTCTCAAAAGATCCTTTTGAAAGTTATATTTTTTTCTCTGATCAAAAATATGCTAATGTTATTGAAGTGAAAGGGAATCAGCTATTTGTCAATTTAAATAAACTTTATAGTAATATTGACTTGGCTGAATCACTTGCGAATATATTAGGAGGACAACTTATTGTGGACACAGAGGATGAAGTGAAAATAAACGTAAAAGGTCAAATTATTAGTTTTTCTAAAAACATCAACAAGATGAATGAAGATGAAAAAATGGTACTTCTCAAATACTTAAAGCCTTTGATTTGGTGGGGTGAGTAA
- a CDS encoding helix-turn-helix domain-containing protein: protein MAVSYKKLWKLLIDKDMKKKDLREAAGISTSSMAKLGKNENVTTDVLVKICKALNCDISDIMEIVDDNE, encoded by the coding sequence ATGGCCGTTAGCTATAAAAAACTATGGAAACTCTTAATTGATAAAGATATGAAAAAGAAAGATTTAAGAGAAGCGGCTGGTATTAGTACATCTTCAATGGCTAAACTCGGAAAAAACGAAAATGTAACGACCGATGTGCTTGTGAAGATTTGCAAGGCATTAAACTGCGATATTTCAGATATCATGGAAATTGTTGACGATAACGAGTGA
- a CDS encoding gp33 family protein, which yields MSNNAMFELADRLKELRDAKKAAEEELKSINAEIDDVEYRLSELMISSETQNFTRAGTMFCLSTTTRASAAAGMKEELFDALRSKGFGELIYETVNANSLSAFVKEQIAENGDELPDWLKGLVNVFEKTTVTVRKAAR from the coding sequence GTGAGCAATAATGCGATGTTTGAACTTGCTGACCGTCTTAAGGAGCTTCGCGATGCAAAAAAGGCCGCGGAAGAGGAACTAAAAAGCATTAATGCAGAGATTGACGATGTTGAATACCGCCTGTCTGAGCTGATGATCAGCAGTGAGACGCAAAACTTCACAAGAGCAGGAACAATGTTCTGCCTTTCAACGACAACAAGAGCCAGTGCTGCCGCAGGCATGAAGGAGGAACTGTTTGACGCACTACGCAGTAAAGGCTTTGGAGAACTCATCTATGAAACAGTCAATGCAAATTCCCTGTCAGCATTTGTTAAAGAACAGATTGCGGAGAATGGGGACGAGCTTCCGGACTGGCTGAAAGGCCTTGTGAATGTCTTCGAAAAGACAACAGTAACTGTGCGGAAAGCAGCAAGGTAA
- a CDS encoding DEAD/DEAH box helicase, producing MGCSAPDGNGLTSTGKTLVSIAIIGALLAAGRIKRVLIVAPLSILGVWEDEFKRFADFLYQLIVLNGTIQKKIQQLRFLTGEGVHVVVVNYESAWRMEKELANWHPDIIIADEGHKIKTHNTAVSKAMHRLGLLARYRLLLTGTVITNKAIDVFSQYKFLDPRIFGNSFYAFRNRYFNMVGYGNHTPVLKKSMEQDLMKRIHSIAFRATKAECLDLPETTDIIRHIELEPVTLKKYKELVKQSYTELSAGEVTATNILTRLLRLSQLTGGFIGSDDGGKIEQVSDAKLKALEDILESSIQEGHKLVVIARFIPEIHAICRLLEKKNIGYACIYGATKDRQGQVNRFQCDPDCMVFVGQIATAGLGITLTAASTMVFYSLDYSMSNFEQTKARIHRVGQKNGCTYIYLIAKGTVDSKILTALRNKADLAKMLIDDYRKGANPFAPEGGESCEQ from the coding sequence ATGGGGTGCAGCGCTCCTGATGGAAATGGGCTGACCAGCACCGGGAAAACTCTTGTCTCAATTGCAATTATAGGAGCATTGCTTGCCGCTGGAAGAATAAAACGTGTGCTGATTGTTGCACCGCTTTCCATTCTTGGAGTGTGGGAGGACGAATTTAAACGGTTCGCAGATTTCCTATATCAGCTTATAGTCCTTAATGGCACGATTCAGAAGAAAATCCAACAACTAAGATTTTTAACTGGCGAAGGTGTCCATGTAGTGGTAGTCAACTACGAATCTGCATGGAGAATGGAAAAGGAACTGGCAAATTGGCATCCTGACATTATCATCGCCGATGAAGGACATAAAATTAAAACTCATAATACAGCGGTTTCAAAAGCAATGCACCGATTGGGCTTGCTTGCACGGTATCGGCTCCTACTGACAGGAACGGTTATAACCAACAAAGCCATAGATGTATTCAGCCAGTATAAATTTCTCGATCCACGCATCTTTGGCAACAGCTTTTATGCATTCCGAAACCGGTATTTCAACATGGTCGGCTATGGCAACCATACACCAGTGCTGAAAAAATCAATGGAACAGGATTTGATGAAAAGGATCCACAGCATTGCATTCCGGGCGACCAAAGCGGAGTGCCTGGATTTGCCGGAAACCACCGATATTATTCGCCATATTGAGCTTGAGCCTGTCACTTTAAAGAAATATAAAGAGCTTGTCAAACAAAGCTATACTGAGCTGTCAGCAGGAGAAGTAACAGCTACAAACATACTGACACGCTTGCTTCGTCTTTCGCAATTAACCGGCGGCTTCATCGGAAGCGATGACGGTGGGAAAATCGAGCAAGTCAGTGATGCCAAGTTGAAAGCTCTTGAAGATATCCTTGAAAGCAGTATTCAAGAAGGACATAAGCTGGTTGTTATAGCAAGGTTTATCCCTGAAATTCATGCCATATGCAGGTTGCTGGAGAAGAAGAACATCGGTTATGCGTGTATTTATGGGGCAACAAAGGATCGCCAAGGGCAAGTAAACCGGTTTCAATGTGATCCCGACTGCATGGTGTTCGTAGGCCAGATTGCAACTGCTGGACTCGGTATTACACTAACCGCTGCAAGCACAATGGTATTTTACTCACTTGATTATTCCATGTCGAATTTCGAACAGACAAAAGCCCGCATCCATAGAGTTGGACAAAAGAACGGTTGCACATATATCTACCTTATCGCCAAGGGTACTGTAGACTCAAAAATCCTGACTGCTCTGCGCAATAAGGCAGATCTTGCAAAAATGCTGATAGACGACTACCGCAAAGGAGCAAATCCTTTTGCCCCAGAGGGAGGTGAAAGCTGTGAGCAATAA
- a CDS encoding bifunctional 3'-5' exonuclease/DNA polymerase — translation MGYKCVYMLPEIKEYLKNTGLFAFDFETSPCDKWRNDKSAALDAHKADITGISFSVSEGTAIYVPLKHRSGRNAENQAVIWDYLKLLFESKDVIKVAHNLAFESMFLYARGIVLQKPCYDTIAASQLTLKSKWEFRSLADSGLKTLAPALCKAEMTEFSTVTEGRFFDELNPQDEKTVRYACADSDYTLRLYHVFNQWFDRFLPKHRTIVEEVESPTSVYVGIMKYNGILVDKSAMLKKQAEATEKIVSIRKEIAGIIGNVEIGANASTSAFKKYLFVDLGLPVMKTTAKHQEAADDETMILLKEWCESNRPELARLFELVQEYRKWGKLKSTYIDGYLRFIDEDTGRIHPDLMPLGTETGRFASRNPNMQNCPQKDNDPIGVRKFIIAPEGKAILSLDFSQIELRVGAFYCRDKRMLETYRTGGDIHAQTTSVIYRIPFEEAADKNAPHYKERRTIAKNCNFGVFYGLFPTGLQRTLKFKAGLNPTLSECETIIQNLKSGYPGLAKWQDEVKKRAAVSCYSETWLGRRRYLLGIRSSDWGKKSFAERCALNTPIQGTAADILKLACGRIISGLPERLWLKPILQIHDELVFELPEDKVDEAVAFIKECMETQPFPEFDVPIVAEASVGRNFGEMKEMED, via the coding sequence ATGGGATACAAATGTGTTTATATGCTGCCTGAAATAAAAGAGTATCTGAAAAACACTGGTTTATTTGCTTTCGATTTTGAAACCTCGCCTTGCGATAAATGGAGGAACGATAAAAGTGCAGCTCTGGATGCTCATAAAGCAGATATTACAGGGATCAGTTTTTCAGTATCAGAAGGGACTGCTATATATGTTCCACTTAAACATCGTAGCGGGCGAAATGCAGAGAACCAGGCGGTAATATGGGATTATCTGAAATTACTATTCGAATCAAAAGATGTAATAAAAGTTGCTCATAATCTGGCTTTTGAGTCTATGTTCCTTTACGCAAGAGGTATCGTCCTTCAAAAGCCTTGCTATGACACGATTGCAGCATCACAGCTTACATTAAAAAGCAAGTGGGAGTTCAGAAGTCTTGCTGACAGCGGACTTAAAACGCTTGCGCCTGCACTCTGCAAAGCAGAAATGACAGAATTCTCAACGGTTACTGAAGGTCGGTTTTTCGATGAATTGAACCCTCAGGATGAGAAGACTGTCCGCTACGCTTGTGCTGACAGCGACTACACTCTTCGCTTGTATCATGTTTTCAATCAGTGGTTTGATAGATTTTTACCCAAACACAGAACTATTGTGGAAGAGGTAGAATCGCCTACATCAGTATATGTCGGGATAATGAAGTATAACGGCATATTGGTGGATAAGTCAGCCATGCTGAAGAAACAAGCGGAAGCCACAGAAAAGATTGTCAGTATCAGAAAAGAGATTGCCGGAATTATCGGCAATGTAGAGATTGGGGCAAATGCTTCAACTTCAGCATTTAAAAAATATCTTTTTGTGGATCTCGGTCTTCCGGTAATGAAAACGACCGCAAAACATCAGGAAGCTGCCGATGATGAAACCATGATCCTATTAAAAGAATGGTGTGAATCCAACAGGCCTGAACTTGCTCGCTTATTTGAACTGGTGCAGGAATACCGCAAGTGGGGAAAACTCAAATCCACCTATATAGACGGGTATCTTCGATTTATTGATGAGGATACCGGCAGGATTCATCCGGACCTTATGCCACTGGGGACAGAGACAGGCAGATTTGCGTCAAGAAACCCGAATATGCAGAATTGTCCGCAGAAAGACAATGACCCAATAGGCGTACGGAAATTTATCATTGCACCGGAAGGAAAGGCTATTTTATCCCTTGACTTCTCGCAGATAGAACTGCGCGTCGGAGCGTTTTATTGCAGGGACAAACGTATGCTGGAAACCTATCGTACTGGCGGTGATATCCATGCTCAGACCACTTCTGTTATTTACCGCATTCCTTTTGAAGAGGCAGCAGACAAAAATGCTCCACATTATAAAGAGCGCAGGACCATTGCAAAGAACTGCAATTTCGGTGTGTTCTATGGCCTGTTTCCTACTGGCTTACAGAGGACACTTAAATTTAAAGCAGGGCTGAACCCAACTTTGTCCGAATGTGAGACCATCATTCAAAACTTGAAATCCGGATACCCCGGTCTTGCCAAATGGCAGGATGAGGTAAAAAAGCGGGCTGCTGTAAGCTGCTATTCAGAAACATGGCTGGGCAGGCGAAGATACCTGCTGGGAATTCGGTCATCAGATTGGGGCAAGAAGTCCTTTGCCGAGCGGTGCGCATTAAATACACCTATTCAAGGTACAGCGGCAGATATTCTAAAGCTTGCCTGTGGGCGCATCATCAGTGGACTTCCCGAAAGGCTTTGGCTGAAACCTATACTGCAGATACATGACGAGCTGGTTTTTGAATTACCGGAAGACAAGGTGGACGAAGCAGTTGCTTTTATAAAAGAGTGTATGGAAACACAACCCTTCCCTGAATTTGATGTACCTATTGTGGCAGAGGCTTCGGTAGGGAGAAATTTTGGAGAAATGAAAGAAATGGAGGATTGA
- a CDS encoding ImmA/IrrE family metallo-endopeptidase, whose translation MASVSSFRDVIANMYYNELFDELSEYIEDNPDKLESNSYRVQSPDEAALSDFDIIMIDITDSPGNSILFDVIVSAEVEIAETVRRNRETDGIEQWFRISCRADLDDGIQNFQINSVSIYNKYRESKLGRLSEYLVPIIEKEQFDDVATEFLSEFCPEALSTPMPIPVDEVVKRMGLKVKEIQLTKHFTIFGQIVFGDCTVEYYDRNERTYKPLEVSRGTILVDPNVYFMRNVGCMNNTIIHECVHWYKHRKYHELVKTYNSDALLISCRVNETTKYKKQWTPEDWMEWHANGIAPRILMPKSMTIKKIEELIKKNKLLFGTHNRLNIMENVVYELADFFQVSRIAAKIRMLDLGYKEVEGVYTYVDDHFISNYSFKADSLHKNQTYSISLSDSFFEYYANPEFAKIIDSGNFIYVDGHYVINDSKYIKRLENGSLDLTDYAKLHVDECCLLFDLKLNKASKMDIVVYLDSIMFRKATPDYNRVPTFNPDKHNMEVFNRSEELKKFHEEFVEEGQHLIRTTQTFSQAVYGHIKRKGYNKVVFIEKTLLSGKTYDRIKNNELNNPTLETVVAICIGLELSPTYSEEILRLAGYTLNNTPQQLAYKKLIHSYRGHSIYECNEVLEALGLSPLCAKAYKEMIS comes from the coding sequence ATGGCAAGCGTCAGCTCGTTCAGAGATGTTATTGCAAATATGTATTACAATGAACTCTTTGACGAATTGTCCGAGTATATTGAGGACAACCCGGATAAGCTTGAATCCAACTCATATCGTGTGCAATCACCGGATGAAGCAGCATTATCCGATTTTGACATCATAATGATAGACATAACTGACTCGCCAGGTAACAGTATTTTATTTGACGTAATTGTTTCTGCCGAAGTTGAAATTGCAGAAACAGTACGAAGGAATCGCGAGACTGATGGTATAGAACAATGGTTCCGTATCTCCTGCAGAGCTGACCTTGATGACGGAATTCAGAATTTTCAAATCAACTCTGTTTCAATATACAACAAGTACAGAGAAAGCAAATTAGGCCGACTGTCTGAGTATTTAGTGCCAATTATAGAAAAGGAACAGTTTGACGATGTTGCTACCGAGTTTCTAAGTGAATTTTGCCCGGAAGCATTAAGTACTCCTATGCCTATTCCGGTAGATGAAGTAGTGAAAAGAATGGGGCTTAAGGTTAAGGAAATCCAGTTAACAAAGCATTTCACTATATTTGGTCAAATAGTTTTTGGAGATTGTACGGTAGAATATTACGACAGAAATGAAAGAACATATAAGCCTTTGGAAGTTTCAAGAGGAACAATTCTCGTGGATCCTAATGTGTATTTCATGCGAAACGTAGGGTGCATGAACAATACTATTATCCATGAGTGTGTTCACTGGTATAAACATAGAAAATACCATGAGTTAGTTAAGACATATAACAGCGATGCTTTACTCATAAGCTGCAGAGTAAACGAAACAACTAAATACAAAAAACAATGGACGCCAGAAGACTGGATGGAATGGCATGCTAACGGAATAGCACCTCGCATCCTTATGCCTAAATCAATGACCATTAAAAAGATTGAGGAGCTAATTAAAAAGAATAAGCTCCTTTTTGGTACTCACAACAGGCTAAATATAATGGAAAATGTTGTGTATGAATTAGCTGACTTCTTCCAGGTGTCAAGGATAGCAGCTAAAATAAGGATGCTTGACCTTGGATATAAGGAAGTTGAAGGTGTATATACCTACGTAGATGACCATTTTATCAGCAATTATTCATTTAAGGCAGACTCATTACATAAGAATCAAACATACAGTATTAGCCTAAGCGATTCCTTTTTTGAATACTATGCGAATCCTGAATTCGCAAAGATTATAGACAGCGGTAATTTTATTTATGTTGACGGTCATTACGTTATTAACGACTCTAAATACATTAAAAGGTTAGAAAATGGAAGCCTTGATCTTACAGATTATGCAAAACTGCATGTAGATGAATGCTGCCTTCTGTTTGATTTAAAACTAAATAAAGCCTCCAAGATGGACATTGTAGTATACCTCGATTCTATAATGTTCCGTAAAGCTACACCGGATTATAACAGAGTGCCGACATTTAATCCGGACAAGCATAATATGGAGGTATTTAATCGTTCAGAAGAGCTAAAGAAATTTCACGAAGAATTCGTCGAAGAAGGTCAGCATTTGATCCGCACAACCCAGACATTTTCCCAAGCGGTATATGGACATATCAAAAGAAAAGGCTACAATAAGGTTGTTTTTATTGAAAAGACTTTGCTTTCAGGAAAAACATATGACAGAATAAAAAACAATGAACTTAACAATCCAACTTTAGAAACCGTTGTGGCAATCTGCATCGGATTGGAGCTTAGCCCTACATACAGTGAAGAGATATTAAGGCTTGCCGGATATACTCTCAATAACACTCCACAGCAATTGGCGTATAAAAAGCTTATCCATTCGTATAGAGGGCATTCAATATATGAATGCAATGAAGTTTTGGAAGCCTTGGGACTTTCCCCTCTTTGTGCAAAGGCATATAAAGAAATGATAAGTTAA